One genomic window of Arachis stenosperma cultivar V10309 chromosome 10, arast.V10309.gnm1.PFL2, whole genome shotgun sequence includes the following:
- the LOC130956131 gene encoding chloroplastic group IIB intron splicing facilitator CRS2-B, chloroplastic-like isoform X1, with product MVSSVQSNYSLHSLSYLFLVPLTESKVIDHTEFYQLLKKLERIFFQKKNIVKKLNIILLLSSKTVHYQAPTTTSLRRRHWRRHHRRLRQQQLTLCSALPSSSALLLPTFTSRSPPPPSFFFTRSSPAPGFCLSCPRNLHRPRDSREPSVRARSPVCCSVPETKNGATKVEYTPWLVVGLGNPGSKYHGTRHNVGFEVIDSISRAEGIRMNTIQSKALIGMGSIGDVPILLAKPQTYMNFSGESVGPLAAYYQVPLRHILLVYDEMSLPNGVLRLQPKGGHGYHNGLKNVMGHLDGSREFPRLSIGIGNPPGNMDVKAFLLQKFSSVERKQIDTSLEQGVEAVRTLVLNGFNNHVYRFNLGQKYKYHKV from the exons ATGGTATCCAGTGTTCAATCTAACTATTCATTGCACtctctttcttatttatttctggTCCCACTCACAGAATCAAAGGTGATAGATCACACTGAATTCtatcaattgttaaaaaaactgGAGAGaatctttttccaaaaaaaaaatatcgttaaaaaattaaacatcaTCCTTTTATTATCTTCAAAAACTGTCCATTATCAAGCACCCACCACCACCAGTCTCCGGCGACGGCATTGGCGACGGCACCACCGACGGCTCAGGCAACAGCAGTTGACTCTCtgttctgctctgccctcttctTCCGCTCTGCTGCTGCCAACCTTCACAAGCCGTTCACCTCCGCCTCCTAGCTTCTTCTTCACACGCT CATCACCTGCCCCTGGATTTTGTTTGAGCTGTCCCAGGAACCTTCATCGTCCTCGTGATTCGAGGGAGCCTTCAGTTAGAGCGAGGTCTCCGGTTTGCTGTTCGGTACCAGAGACAAAGAATGGAGCTACTAAAGTGGAGTATACTCCTTGGCTTGTTGTAGGCTTGGGTAACCCTGGAAGTAAATACCATGGAACTAGGCACAAT GTGGGATTTGAAGTAATCGATAGCATTTCTAGAGCAGAAGGGATTCGGATGAACACAATACAGTCTAAGGCATTGATTGGAATGG GTTCTATAGGAGATGTACCAATTTTGCTAGCAAAGCCTCAAACATACATGAACTTTAGTGGTGAATCG GTTGGGCCTCTTGCTGCATATTATCAAGTACCCCTGCGTCATATTCTACTA GTTTATGATGAAATGAGCCTTCCAAATGGTGTTTTAAGGCTTCAACCTAAAGGCGGACATGGTTACCACAATGG GTTGAAAAATGTAATGGGCCATTTGGATGGTTCCCGCGAGTTTCCTCGGCTTTCCATAG GAATCGGAAATCCTCCTGGAAATATGGATGTGAAAGCTTTTCTTCTGCAGAAGTTCAGTTCAGTGGAGCGAAAACAG ATTGATACTTCATTGGAGCAAGGAGTTGAAGCAGTGAGGACCCTGGTGTTAAATGGGTTTAATAACCATGTGTACAGATTCAACTTAGGGCAAAAATACAAGTACCATAAGGTTTAA
- the LOC130956131 gene encoding chloroplastic group IIB intron splicing facilitator CRS2-B, chloroplastic-like isoform X2 — protein sequence MLHAASPAPGFCLSCPRNLHRPRDSREPSVRARSPVCCSVPETKNGATKVEYTPWLVVGLGNPGSKYHGTRHNVGFEVIDSISRAEGIRMNTIQSKALIGMGSIGDVPILLAKPQTYMNFSGESVGPLAAYYQVPLRHILLVYDEMSLPNGVLRLQPKGGHGYHNGLKNVMGHLDGSREFPRLSIGIGNPPGNMDVKAFLLQKFSSVERKQIDTSLEQGVEAVRTLVLNGFNNHVYRFNLGQKYKYHKV from the exons ATGTTGCATGCAGCATCACCTGCCCCTGGATTTTGTTTGAGCTGTCCCAGGAACCTTCATCGTCCTCGTGATTCGAGGGAGCCTTCAGTTAGAGCGAGGTCTCCGGTTTGCTGTTCGGTACCAGAGACAAAGAATGGAGCTACTAAAGTGGAGTATACTCCTTGGCTTGTTGTAGGCTTGGGTAACCCTGGAAGTAAATACCATGGAACTAGGCACAAT GTGGGATTTGAAGTAATCGATAGCATTTCTAGAGCAGAAGGGATTCGGATGAACACAATACAGTCTAAGGCATTGATTGGAATGG GTTCTATAGGAGATGTACCAATTTTGCTAGCAAAGCCTCAAACATACATGAACTTTAGTGGTGAATCG GTTGGGCCTCTTGCTGCATATTATCAAGTACCCCTGCGTCATATTCTACTA GTTTATGATGAAATGAGCCTTCCAAATGGTGTTTTAAGGCTTCAACCTAAAGGCGGACATGGTTACCACAATGG GTTGAAAAATGTAATGGGCCATTTGGATGGTTCCCGCGAGTTTCCTCGGCTTTCCATAG GAATCGGAAATCCTCCTGGAAATATGGATGTGAAAGCTTTTCTTCTGCAGAAGTTCAGTTCAGTGGAGCGAAAACAG ATTGATACTTCATTGGAGCAAGGAGTTGAAGCAGTGAGGACCCTGGTGTTAAATGGGTTTAATAACCATGTGTACAGATTCAACTTAGGGCAAAAATACAAGTACCATAAGGTTTAA
- the LOC130955839 gene encoding 40S ribosomal protein S19-1 yields the protein MATARTVKDVSPHEFVKAYASHLKRSGKMELPEWTDIVKTAKFKELAPYDPDWYYVRSASMARKIYLRGGLGVGAFKRIYGGSKRNGSRPPHFCRSSGSIARHILKQLQKMGIIEQELKGGRRITSNGRRDLDQVAGRIVVAP from the exons ATGGCAACCGCAAGGACGGTCAAGGATGTTTCGCCTCACGAATTCGTCAAGGCCTATGCCTCTCACCTCAAGCGTTCTGGCAAG ATGGAGCTGCCTGAGTGGACAGATATTGTGAAGACTGCAAAGTTTAAGGAACTGGCTCCTTATGATCCTGACTGGTATTATGTTAGATCTG CCTCCATGGCAAGAAAGATCTATTTGAGAGGTGGTCTTGGTGTTGGTGCGTTTAAGAGGATCTATGGTGGAAGTAAGAGAAATGGAAGCCGCCCCCCACATTTCTGCCGGAGTAGCGGCAGTATTGCCAGACACATTCTGAAACAATTGCAAAAGATGGGCATTATTGAGCAGGAGTTAAAAGG TGGTAGAAGAATCACTTCCAATGGCCGACGGGATCTCGATCAAGTTGCTGGTCGCATTGTTGTTGCCCCTTGA
- the LOC130956552 gene encoding microtubule-destabilizing protein 60: MEEAATKVVATPTKTTALMQLKLQNSENQNPNLPLKSSKSPKPKAAPAVVVRSPQNRIRQRKFLVAKRNNNSKTVSSCKCREEKGDDGAKCLCVAYENLRASQEEFLKNRQQELKKDCEDEEEELIEASLKIQDLRIHDNEEEVEKNEIDELELEGSSNVKRRRDKLLEEARNSVPETGSGKVMHLVKAFEKILSMPKSRKKDQNEEEEKFEEENEKREHGEGNNGHTNSCKIKSKVMKWALPGLQFEQPSFKAPELEVTGSCSGSGSSLICASDLILTSENLGLDSRISVSSSWDSSHGSVSSRTSATGGRRSRRNSLDSSGAYGGRRWKKKQPPKVTNQKPFKLRTEQRGELKKEEFMKKVQEIMTEEQKMRIPIAQGLPWTTDEPECLVKPPVKESTKPIDLKLHSDVRAVDRAEFDQQVAEKMSLIEQLKLERERQQKLEEEEEIRRLRKELIPKAQPMPYFDRPFIPRRSTKHPTIPREPKFHIPQHKKIKCLSWNDLKIY; this comes from the exons atggAAGAGGCAGCAACAAAAGTAGTTGCAACGCCAACCAAAACCACCGCATTAATGCAACTCAAATTGCAAAATTCTGAGAATCAAAACCCTAATCTTCCTTTGAAATCGTCCAAATCTCCGAAGCCAAAAGCAGCACCCGCTGTTGTTGTTCGATCTCCTCAGAACCGAATCAGACAGCGTAAGTTCCTCGTCGCGAAGAGAAACAACAACAGCAAAACGGTGTCGTCTTGCAAGTGCAGAGAAGAGAAAGGCGATGATGGCGCCAAATGCCTCTGCGTTGCCTATGAGAATCTCAGGGCTTCTCAGGAAGAGTTCTTGAAAAATCGCCAACAGGAATTGAAGAAGGATTgcgaagatgaagaagaagagctTATTGAAGCAAGCCTCAAAATCCAGGACCTTCGAATCCACGACAACGAGGAAGAGGTGGAGAAGAATGAAATCGACGAATTGGAATTGGAGGGAAGCTCTAATGTGAAGAGAAGGAGGGACAAGTTGTTGGAAGAAGCGAGAAATAGTGTCCCCGAAACAGGGTCCGGGAAAGTGATGCATTTGGTGAAGGCCTTCGAGAAGATTCTATCTATGCCAAAATCAAGGAAGAAGGATCAGAATGAGGAAGAGGAAAAATTCGAAGAGGAGAACGAGAAGAGGGAACACGGAGAGGGTAATAACGGTCATACAAATAGTTGCAAGATTAAGAGCAAGGTGATGAAATGGGCATTGCCTGGTTTGCAATTTGAGCAACCTTCTTTCAAAGCACCTGAACTTGAGGTTACTGGTTCTTGTTCTGGTTCTGGTTCTTCCTTGATTTGCGCTTCTGATTTGATTTTGACATCGGAGAACCTTGGATTGGACTCAAGGATCTCGGTTTCTTCTTCCTGGGATAGTAGCCATGGAAG TGTGTCTAGTAGGACTTCAGCTACTGGGGGTAGAAGGAGTAGGAGAAAT AGCTTGGATTCGAGTGGTGCTTATGGAGGAAGGAGGTGGAAGAAGAAGCAGCCGCCAAAAGTCACTAACCAAAAACCATTCAAGCTAAGAACAGAA CAAAGGGGggaattgaaaaaggaagaatttatgaagaaggTGCAGGAGATAATGACAGAAGAACAGAAGATGAGGATTCCTATAGCACAGGGCCTTCCATGGACAACAGATGAACCAGAG TGCTTGGTAAAACCTCCTGTTAAAGAGAGCACCAAGCCTATTGATCTTAAGCTTCACAGTGATGTCCGAGCAGTGGATCGAGCTGAATTTGATCAACAG GTAGCAGAAAAGATGAGCTTGATAGAACAACTCAAATTGGAAAGAGAAAGACAGCAGAAG ttggaagaagaagaagaaatcagAAGGTTGAGGAAGGAACTCATTCCGAAAGCACAACCAATGCCTTATTTTGACAGACCCTTTATACCAAGGAG GTCTACGAAGCATCCAACAATACCAAGAGAACCCAAGTTTCACATACCACAACATAAGAAGATAAAGTGCTTGTCATGGAATGACTTGAAAATTTATTGA